From one Chryseobacterium sp. 3008163 genomic stretch:
- a CDS encoding beta-glucosidase, which translates to MNKILFTLFFVMSSVSYAQNYKHPFQNPKLPVEQRIDNLLGLLTVEEKIGMMMDNSKAVPRLEIPAYGWWNEALHGVARAGTATVFPQAIGLAATWDVPEHLKTFEMISDEARAKYNKSFDETNKTGRYEGLTFWTPNINIFRDPRWGRGQETYGEDPYLTSVLGVAAVKGLQGNDPKYFKTHACAKHFAVHSGPEWNRHSYNAEVSKRDLYETYLPAFKSLVLEGNVREVMCAYNAFDGQPCCANNTLLTEILRGKWKYDGMVVSDCWALADFYQEKYHGTHPDEKSTAADALKHSTDLECGDTYNNLNKSLASGLITEKDLDISMRRILKGWFELGMLDPKSSVHWNNIPYSVVDSDEHKKQALKMAQKSIVLMKNEKNILPLNKNIKKIAVVGPNAHDGIMQLGNYNGTPSSTVTILDGIKTKFPNAEIIYEKGSEVADPTARNSLYQNFVSQKNGQKGMKVEFFNNNEFKGQPVNTSVNNTAITYNSFGGTQLAAGVARENTSAKISGVFKSSYNGEVIFSAATSDIYMLFVDGKEIATRKGPDARHPSEFPVKMEKGKEYLVELRHSQKGKYVSIAFEVYRKDPVNFASLKQKVKDADVIIFAGGLSPSLEGEEMLVSAEGFKGGDKTSIELPKVQRELLAELRKTGKPVVFVLCTGSSLGLEQDEKNYDVLLNAWYGGQASGTAVADVLAGDYNPSGKLPITFYKNLEQLDNALSKTSKHQGFENYDMQGRTYRYMTEKPLYAFGHGLSYSKFNYGDAKLNKNTISSNENIMITIPVTNISERDGEEVVQVYVKRNNDALAPVKTLRAFERVLIKSKETRNIQLIISNESFKFYDEKSDDLISKSGDYTIFYGGTSDESGLKNLQLKVN; encoded by the coding sequence ATGAATAAAATTCTGTTCACCTTATTTTTTGTAATGAGTAGCGTAAGTTATGCACAGAACTACAAACATCCCTTCCAAAACCCCAAACTTCCCGTTGAACAAAGAATTGACAACCTTCTCGGATTACTAACCGTAGAAGAAAAAATAGGGATGATGATGGACAATTCCAAAGCTGTTCCAAGACTCGAAATTCCCGCTTACGGATGGTGGAATGAGGCACTTCACGGTGTTGCAAGAGCTGGTACAGCGACTGTTTTTCCTCAGGCTATTGGATTGGCGGCCACCTGGGACGTTCCGGAACATCTCAAAACATTTGAAATGATTTCCGACGAAGCCAGAGCAAAATACAACAAATCATTCGATGAAACCAATAAAACCGGACGTTACGAAGGTCTCACATTCTGGACTCCGAATATCAATATTTTCCGCGATCCAAGATGGGGAAGAGGTCAGGAAACATACGGAGAAGACCCTTACCTGACTTCTGTTTTGGGCGTTGCTGCCGTAAAAGGTTTACAGGGAAATGACCCGAAATATTTTAAAACACACGCTTGCGCCAAACATTTCGCTGTTCACAGCGGTCCCGAATGGAACCGACATTCTTACAACGCAGAAGTTTCCAAAAGGGATTTGTATGAAACTTATCTTCCTGCTTTTAAATCTTTGGTTTTGGAAGGAAATGTAAGAGAGGTGATGTGCGCCTATAACGCTTTCGATGGGCAGCCGTGTTGCGCCAACAATACTTTGCTTACCGAAATTCTTAGAGGAAAATGGAAGTACGACGGAATGGTCGTTTCAGACTGTTGGGCTTTGGCAGATTTCTATCAGGAGAAATACCACGGAACCCATCCCGATGAAAAAAGTACTGCTGCAGATGCCTTAAAACATTCAACTGATTTGGAATGTGGAGATACGTATAACAATCTTAATAAATCTCTTGCAAGCGGACTGATTACCGAAAAAGACCTTGATATATCAATGCGAAGAATCCTGAAAGGTTGGTTTGAATTGGGAATGCTTGATCCCAAATCTTCCGTTCATTGGAACAACATTCCATATTCGGTGGTAGATTCAGATGAACACAAGAAACAGGCTTTGAAAATGGCTCAAAAATCAATTGTGCTGATGAAAAACGAAAAGAATATTCTTCCTTTAAATAAAAATATTAAAAAAATCGCAGTAGTTGGTCCCAATGCACACGATGGAATTATGCAATTGGGAAATTACAACGGAACACCTTCTTCTACCGTCACTATTTTAGACGGAATTAAAACTAAATTTCCAAACGCTGAAATAATTTATGAAAAGGGAAGTGAAGTAGCAGATCCTACCGCAAGAAATTCACTCTATCAAAATTTTGTCAGTCAGAAAAACGGACAAAAAGGAATGAAGGTAGAATTTTTTAACAATAATGAATTTAAAGGTCAGCCTGTAAATACATCAGTTAACAATACCGCAATTACGTATAACAGTTTTGGTGGAACACAACTCGCTGCAGGAGTTGCGAGAGAAAATACATCGGCAAAAATTTCGGGTGTTTTTAAAAGCAGTTATAATGGCGAAGTGATATTCTCTGCCGCAACATCAGATATTTACATGCTTTTTGTTGACGGAAAAGAAATTGCTACCAGAAAAGGTCCCGACGCAAGACATCCTTCGGAATTTCCTGTGAAAATGGAGAAAGGGAAAGAATATTTGGTAGAACTTCGACACAGCCAGAAAGGAAAATACGTAAGCATTGCCTTTGAAGTGTATAGAAAAGATCCAGTGAATTTTGCATCACTCAAACAAAAAGTAAAAGATGCTGACGTTATCATTTTTGCTGGCGGATTGTCGCCAAGTTTAGAAGGTGAAGAAATGTTGGTAAGCGCAGAAGGTTTCAAAGGAGGCGATAAAACCTCGATAGAACTTCCAAAAGTTCAGCGTGAATTACTAGCGGAATTAAGAAAAACCGGAAAACCTGTCGTTTTTGTATTATGTACAGGAAGTTCGCTTGGTCTGGAACAAGACGAAAAAAACTACGATGTATTGCTGAATGCCTGGTACGGCGGACAAGCCAGCGGAACCGCGGTTGCAGATGTTTTGGCAGGCGATTACAATCCGTCTGGAAAGTTGCCGATTACTTTTTACAAAAATCTGGAGCAACTAGATAATGCACTTTCTAAAACCAGCAAACATCAGGGTTTTGAAAACTACGATATGCAGGGAAGAACCTATCGTTATATGACCGAAAAACCTTTGTACGCATTCGGCCACGGTTTGAGCTATTCAAAATTTAATTATGGAGATGCAAAATTGAATAAAAACACCATCAGTTCTAATGAAAATATTATGATAACGATTCCGGTTACCAACATTTCAGAAAGAGACGGTGAAGAAGTTGTTCAGGTTTATGTGAAAAGAAATAATGATGCTTTGGCTCCTGTAAAGACTTTAAGGGCTTTTGAAAGAGTTTTGATTAAATCTAAAGAAACAAGAAATATCCAACTCATAATTTCCAATGAATCATTCAAATTTTATGACGAAAAATCCGATGATTTGATTTCAAAGTCTGGAGATTATACCATTTTTTATGGAGGAACTTCCGATGAGTCTGGATTGAAAAACCTTCAGTTGAAAGTAAATTAA